The genomic region gtgcttgatttgtatgctctgaatgttgggtcatgagacccatgtttgtaatatctcgctcctcggagcctattgaatagattacttgagtcatagagtcatgttgtgatgccatgttgtatttgcacatatcgagcatattgtgtgtatgttattgaaatgcttggtatgtgtgggatctgaccatctagttgtttatctttagtagcctatcttacggggaaatgtctcctagtgtttccaccgagccatggtagcttgctactgctccggaacacttaggctggccggcatgtgtccttcttcgttcctgtgtctgtcccttcggggaaatgtcacgcggtgaataccggagtcctgttagcccgctacagcccggttcaccggagtcctgctagcccagtgctacagcctggattcactcgctgatgaccgacacgttcgatgctgggtcatggatgcctgtccctgtaagtctgtgccgctttgggtttacgactagccatgtcagcccgggctccttatcatatggatgctagcgacactgtcatatacgtgtgccaaaaggcgcaaacggtcccgggcaaaggtaaggcgacacccgtgggaataccgtgcgtgaggccgcaaagtgatatgaggtgttacatgctagatcgatgtggcattgagtcggggtcctgacagatgggTTCTCGGAGGTAGACAACTGGCTCGACAGCAGTAGCTTGCCGACGCAGCGGGCTCCTTCACCGGAGCGATCCCCTTCGCCCCCTTCACCGCCGGAGTGGGACACTGAGCGCTGTGCGGCGACGGCCCTAGCATGCAAGATCAGGGCTTCCGACGTGGGAGAAGGCCATCAGTGGGCTTCAGGGTTCGGCGACGTGTGGTAAGATTTCTTCCTCGTCCACCCCCCTCCACCCTCTCTTCCATGTTACTGTCTTCACTGGATTGTGATTTTAGGGCTACAAATAGTTCATATTTATGTTTGTTAATGGGCTGTTAGATTTTAGTAGATTTTAGGGTTGTTAGATTTTAGGAGATTTTAGGGATGTTTCATTTTAGGGCTTTGTTTACTAAAGATTATTGTTTGTTTACTCAAGTGTTGTAGCTGATATACTGTATAACATGTTACAATAGGAATTATAGCTCTGGGTTTATGGTTTTATGCATGAATGCTTTGTTTACTCCTTATTAATTACACTTAATTGTTGTCCTGTAAATTATGTGCAAGCTTTGATAGTGCTAATATCTTGTCTGAATAACATGTTACATTATTAAAACTTAATCAATCAAGCACTAATTCTTGTCAATTTTGTGTAGTTTGGATGATGAGATATGGGAAATAAGGTACCATTTTCAAGGGAGAGACAACTTGGAAAGGACCATCTCTTTGTCAAAAATTACTTATATTAACATGTTAGCACTGCTAGAGACGGAAGAGGGATATACTGAAGCTGACTACATGTTCTATATGAAAGAAGAGGGAAAGGGGGCAGTAGGGATGCAGGTTATTGACAGTGAAGAGAGTGTGGAGGAGATGCTAGACCATTATGCTAAGCAGAAGGTGCTCAACATAACTGTAATTAAGGCTAATGAGCCTAATCCATGAGATTTTAACAGGGCAAATATTATGGAGGAACAAGTACCTATAAATAATGTGGGGGATTCCAACATTACTTCTATAGATGAGGCAGGAGTATTGTTCCCTATTTCTGTTGAAGACCCAGTTGAGGAGCTGTATGTTGTGCCTATTGCGGTTGTAGAGCCAGGTGAAGAGGATGCTTACATTAACACACAACAGAGCATGAATTTGAAAAAGCAAAGGGCAAAGTGAAATTACAAGAAGATGTTGGCCCCTCTGACGATGAAGGGTTTGTTGATTTGAACTGGTGTGAGTACAAGGAGGAAGAGCATGACATAGgtaatgaggaggaagatgaaatcattgagaagttgaagcagaaaaggaaacagagagaggatCCTATGCATCACTTTGAAGGAGACACATAAGTGGAAGAGATGTGTCCAGAGGCGGAGGACTCAGACACAGAACCCGAGACACCACTTCCTCAAACACAGAACCTCAAAGATATTGCCTTAGACATATCTATGCAAATTTCCAGTCAGCAGGCTTCAGGAGTGAGGAGTTGAAGAAGAATATGGACAATGATGCATGTTCATACACCAAGAATGGTTTTGAGGCTGCAATGAATGAACTGAAAAAGGAGGATGAAGATGCTTGGAAGTGGATTTGTAATATCCCTAAAGAGACTTGGGCAAGGCATGCTGTGGATCACACATGCAAGACAGACCTAGTAGTTAACAATCTTAGTGAAATATTTAACAAGATGATACTAGATGTGAGGAACAAGCCAGTAAGGAGCCGTGTTGATGGATTCAGAACTAAGTTGATGGTTAAGTACCAAGCAGTTAGAGAGAAGAGTGAGAAGAGTAAGTGGGAGATAACACCCACTTATATGGAGAAGTTGGAGGAGTCAAAGAAGTACTCTAGGCAGTGCACTGCATACATGGCAAGTCCTGGTATTTGGCAAGTCACTAGTGGGGAGTCTACCTACTGTGTGAACCTTGATAAGTGGACCTGTGACTGCAAGAAATGGGACCCATGTGGTTGGCCATGTAACCATGCAGTTTCTACCATTACAAGAGTGAAGGGACAGCCAGACGACTCTGTGCATGAGTTCTTCAAAAAACCATTGTATAAGGAAACATACAAGCACATCATCTATCCTGTACCAGGGCCTGACTGTTGGCCTAGGACAGCAACTGCTGACATAGATCCACCAGTGTTCAAAGAGAAGAAGGGAAGGAAGCAAACAACTAAGAGGAAGGGGCAATTTGAGGTCCCAACAAAGAAGGATACATCAAGGATGGCTATCACCTGCAGCAACTGCAAGATGCAGAAACATAGGTACACCTACTGCCTTCAGCCCCTGAAGCCTCATCTTCAGGCAAGAAAGGACAAGCACAAGGTATGGAATATGCACATTGTTGTCATTGTTTTCAACTTACATTGTTGCCTCACCAGTTTTCATTGTTTTAATCATTTGATTGCTTCATCCTAATTGTTGGGCTATGATATGTGCTCTCTTAGACAACCAGAACTCACTACCATGAAGCTGGGGGAAGTTCTAGTGCTACTGCCCAGCCTGCAACAAGTGCACCACCTGCTGCAACTACTAAGGGAAGAAGAACAACTTCTTATGGTCCTGCCCAGCCTACTACATCTACCAGGGGAAGAAAAACAACTACTGCTTCTATTGGTCCTGCCCAGCCTGCTGCTTCTACAAGGCCAAGAAGAACAACTGCTGCTTCTAGAAGGGCAAGCATCACAAATGATGCTTCTACTACTCCTTCCCAGGCTGCCACAAGAGCTTCAGGTTCAAGAAATGCACCCAGCAGGAGAGGTGGAAAGCCCTACATGGCACCTAGggctgcaactacaacagaaggaGCAACAGTAGATTCCAAAGGAAGAGGTTCCAGAGCACCAGGATGAGGGGTTACTTTTATGCCAGTGGCAACTAGTCAGTGCACAATTTGGTTGTTGTCTTTTGAACTACCTGCCTTAAGTATTTCTAAATTTTAGAAACTATGCCTGAGAACTGCTATGTGTAATCAGTATTTAGCTTGAGAACTTGTTTGTGTTAGCTTGAGAACTGCTATGTGTCAGTAATCAGTATTTAGCCAGTGGCAACTATTATGGCTGAGAACTATTATGGTCCAGAACATGTTTGTGTGATCAACAATTTACTTGTTTGATTTGATGCTTTTTCTGTTCTACAAGAACTGGTGGTTTTGTCGAGCCCAAGCCACCCTAAAGCCTAAATGATAGGTTTAGTGGCTTTGTTGAGCCCAAGCCACCCTAAAGCCTAAATGATAGGTTTAGTGGCTTTGTCGAGCCCAAGCCACCCTAAAGCCTAAATGATAGGTTTAGTGGCTTTGTCGAGCCCAAGCCACCCTAAAGCCTAAATGATAGGTTTAGTGGTTTTGTCGAGCCCGAGCCATCTTCAAGACTAAATGGTGGTTTGGGTGGTTTTGTCGAGCCCAAGCCACTCTAAAGACTAATTCAGTGGTTTAGTTGGCTTTGTCGAGCCCGATCCACCCTNNNNNNNNNNNNNNNNNNNNNNNNNNNNNNNNNNNNNNNNNNNNNNNNNNNNNNNNNNNNNNNNNNNNNNNNNNNNNNNNNNNNNNNNNNNNNNNNNNNNNNNNNNNNNNNNNNNNNNNNNNNNNNNNNNNNNNNNNNNNNNNNNNNNNNNNNNNNNNNNNNNNNNNNNNNNNNNNNNNNNNNNNNNNNNNNNNNNNNNNNNNNNNNNNNNNNNNNNNNNNNNNNNNNNNNNNNNNNNNNNNNNNNNNNNNNNNNNNNNNNNNNNNNNNNNNNNNNNNNNNNNNNNNNNNNNNNNNNNNNNNNNNNNNNNNNNNNNNNNNNNNNNNNNNNNNNNNNNNNNNNNNNNNNNNNNNNNNNNNNNNNCCGATCCACTCTAAAGACTAATTCAGTGCTTTAGTTGGCTTTGTCGAGCCCGATCTACCCTAAAGACTAATTGAGTGGTTTAGTTGGCTTTGTCGAGCCCGATCCACCCTAAAGACTAATTCAGTGCTTTAGTTGGCTTTGTCGAGCCCGATCCACCCTAAACACTAAATCAGTGCTTTAGTTGGCTTTGTCGAGCCCGATCCACCCTAAACACTAAATCAGTGCTTTAGGTGGTGAGTACACTATGCATTTTTTTATTTGTGGTTTATGTGATCAACAATTTACCTTTTGAAGAAAGCTAACAACATTACATAACTGGGGTAGTTTTGCAGCTAGTCATTACATACATTACATAACTTAACTGGAGGTAGTTTTGCAGATAATCATTACAATCATTACATAACTAGGGGATTCCCAAAATATACAACCCCAAGGCCACATATTATCTTAACATAACTGAGGTGATGAACATCATTGTTCACTCATCAAGGATTGACTTGATCTTGGAAAGCTTGTCCTTGTTGCCATGACCAGCTTTCATAAGATCACCCACCAGAaactccagcttcttcttctcctctatcagCTAGTCCCTCTCTTCCTTGAAGTCACCCCTCTCCTTCCTGGTGTTCCTAATGATCTCTCCCTGAGATCTAAGAATGCACTTCATCTCCTTGTGCTCCTGAGCCAGCTTCTCCATCTCCTTTATCTTGCCAATGGCATCACTCTCCTTCTCCTTGCTGATAGCTAGCTTCTCCATGTCCTTGTCCACATCCATCTGCTTCTGCTTGAACTCTTCCTCACTCATGACCCTGTTGTTCTGATCTTCCCAATCAAACATCTTGGTGACATCCTCAACCAGCTGACTGTACTGATCCCCAAGTGTATCCAACCCCTTGTTCACCTTCTCCAACTCTTTCTTATACTTCTCATGGTCAATCATTCTGCCATGGTTCTCCTCATGAAACATCTCCCATATCTTCTCCAAACATCTTTGCAGAATAGAAGGCCATGGGGCATCAACCCACTGAGCAACTCCACAGTCAATACCATCCTGCATCAAGTATTAGAAAATAAATATGCTAACTTCAAGAAGAAAATAGATGAGATATTCAGTGATTCAGTTAGACTTGCAGATACAGCAGACATTCAGGAAACTTGAAGTTCAAGCTAAGCTTATATGACAAGAGCAATACTACCATTAACTGAATTGCAAAATCACTGTTAAAAACATGTTCAAAACAAGTTTTGGTCAACTGAACCTGCAACAAACTACATTAGTTCATTCAGTACCACGGTCCAAATAGTGATAATCCCCTCAATTTATTGACAGAAATTGATGCTTGCATCTGCAGCTCTACCACAGTCCAAAACATGTTTCATTTACTTAATTTACTGACATAAATTGATGCTTCCATCTACAGACAGTACAAATCATGTTTCATTAACTGAATTTACTGACATAATTTGATTCTTGCATCTGCAGACAGTCCAAATCATGTTTCATTAACTGAATTTACTGACATAATTTGATTCTTGCATCTGCAGACAGTCCAAATCATGTTTCATTAACTGAATTTACTGACATCAATTCCAAACATCTGCAGACTAACTACCACTAACTACCACCAACACATACCCTAGTTGGATAACACTGACCTGAGGAACAACACATCCATAGAACCTCCTCCCAGTGTCCTTTCCTTCAAGTGCGACATATTTCATGCATGGGGCCAAGTGCAGCCTACATGTGATGCTTGCATCTGCAGCTCTACCACAGAAGGATGCATCTATAGTGGTGCCACGATTCGCCTACATTGTAGCACAGTAATGAACCTCAGAACAAAGAGTAACTGCTCCAAACCATTGTCTCAAGTCGAAGAACACTTGAACCCTAACCTAGGTGCAAAGTAGATCTCTTACCCAGTGCTGCTCCAGCTCCATGCCGACCAGCTCCTCCTCGCTGCTCTCCTCTCCATCGTTCCACGACTGCATCTTCAACAACGGCGAGGGAACCGTgccaccggcggcggcgaagaGCTCCGGCGGTGACAACAGGGGACGAAGCAGAGTGGAGTGGAGTGAGAGTGAGCGAGTGGAGTGGAGTGTgagcggcggcgagtggtgggctCTGTTTTGTACGCGCGTGCCCTAACGGCGGTCAACCCGTGCGCCGTTTGGTTAGTCCGACGTGGCAGCTGACGGGTGGGCCTGCCATGTCAGAAATCGGTTTAGCTGCGGCCAAACGGTCATTTGTTTTTATTGAGAAAATTTACAGCAAAAGTGGTGGATTTTTGGGACGCGCTAGAAATGTGGTGGCAAACTGATGCTTAAActtcaaatgtggtggttttttgcaattcactcctcctatcatgccattcgacgtcccGCGGCGCATGATGGTCTTCAGAAGGATGTCATTGAGGAGTGGTGGGCCTAGAATGGCCGACAAAGAGCATCGTGATTTGTGCGTTTGATGTtgattgttgaactatttgttgtattatTGAACTATTTGCTGTATTGAAcaataaactatttgtttgagttgtaataacaaaattaaactatttattgttgatttattttgtttgtgtttgatctttttgcttGTGTTTAAAATGCATATGTTGTTTATGCGAGagtcgcgcgcgctgtatttttgcgctTTGCTAGAGCTACGTATGCGCGCTGCATTTCAGCACGGCTGCTGGAGCCAGTGCTGCTCGCCGCGTCAAACCAGACGATGGGCGCGCGGCAAAGTAGTTTTTAGCGCGCAGCGCGTTGGGCGGCTATTGGAGATGATCTGATTGCCTTCTGTTATAACTAATCCCTCGATCGCCTCACGACGCCATCGCCTCGCCTAACCGCATCGCCTTTTCCCTGCCCATGACGCCATCACCTCGAGTCAATGTGTCATTGTACCACCTGCAGCCGCTGCGGCCACTATGAACAGGCCAAGCAAACAACATCAAGGAGGCCACAGGGATGCCCAGTGGCAGTCGGCCTCTCCCGCTGTCCACACAACCACGACACGAATCCACCAAAGAAGGTCTCCTACAAGCCTATGCTTTAACAATTTCTAAGGGTGATGATAGGCGTCGGCGCGCCGGCCCAAATTTGAGCCGTTCACCTGCGAGCCGTCCGATTCTGCCCTTGTCAGCCGTCTGATCCTTCCCCCGCCCATCCCTTTCTTCCCCACCACACACGCGATCTGACAAAAAAACACAAGCACATGCCAGCTGCACCTCGCCACCGCGACGCTTTGGGTCGGTCACTCGTGAGCCGTACGATTCTGCCCCTGTCAGCCGTCTGATCCTTCCCCCGCCCATCCCTTTCTTCCCCACCGCGCACGAGATCTGACAAAAAAACCACAAGCACATGCCAACCGCACCTCGCCACCGCGTCACGCTGCGTGTGTCTGCCCCGTTTACCCTCGTCGTCAACAGTTGCTGCCGTGCTCCCTGTCAAagttcacaaaaagaagctactcgCATCACCATCAAGTTGGATCCTTGGAAAAAAAtattggttccagcaaaacaagaaGACAATGGTACCAAAAAAGATAACGTTTCGAGCAAAAATAATCTCAGCAGTACAAATATGAGAAAGACGATTGTAGCAAATAAAAAAGGCAGTTCCAGCAAAAAAACTCAGCAGCAAACACACTAGTTGATTGCAGCAACAAAAAAATGTAGTTCCAGCAAAAAATAATGGTAGTTCCAGCAAAAAAATAGCTGGTTCCAGCAATGGtggaccgccgccgtcgccgacgcaGCACGGTCGTCGCCAGTTCCATCATTTGTCTTGCTGGTTGCAGCTCCCGGACCTACACTTGTAGCTCCGCCGCGCCGAGGTTGAGGCATCTTCCGATGGTGGTTGTTCTCTCCTATGAGCGGAGCGGAGCGCGCAGATCGTCGTCCGTGACAAGCCATCTGTTGGGGAATGGCCGCACGCGAGTAGATACTGCCCCTCGTTAGAGCTGCACGCATCGTGCTATTGGGGCAAAGCACGAGCTGCGCGTGTATCCGCGGCGAGTAGATGCTGCTCTCGCCGAAGCTGCAAGCTACCAGCAAGCATGACATGATTCCAACAAAACAAAAACATGGTTCCAGCAACAAAAaaagccggttccagcaaaaaaaaaaaGGCTCACCGTCGATGGTCACAGTGAAATTTCTCACCGGTCTCAGCAAAAACAAAAGGTAGTTGTAGCCATTTGATCTGCCGGTTGCAGCACCCCGGCGTGCTGAATCTAGCACGGCAGTCGTCTGTTTAGTTCCCGGCTTGTAGCTCCTCTGCCCGTCGGTTGCAGCTTCCGAAGTGGCCAGTAGCAGCTCCTCCGTCCTCCGGTTGCAGCTCCTCGTGTGGCTAGTGGTGGGGCTCGCCGGAGCAAAGATGCGACGGCGCGAGCGAGAGACAGAGGCGAGGCAGGTGAGACATGAGCGAGAGGATGAGGTTTGTGTGGATGTGCAGTTGGTGAGGATAAGGACGTGGGGTTGCTGGGATAAGGACGGGTGCCTGAGTGGTGCACGTGGGACCAATGGGCGCGTGGTGTGCGTGCGGCACTTGCGCCTGTGCACAACGATAGCGGCGCGCCCGGCCGAAAGTTTGGCCGGCGCGCCGGATACAAGCGTTTACCAATTTCTAATTATGGATTACGATCATGTCTTCATTATTACAATAGGACATTTATGATCGTCGACTAATTAGACACTATTAAGTGACATATTATTTGGCTCCGTGCATTGTAGTGTGAGTTCGACTTTATAACCGCTAAGGTTTTATCAATTTATTTAGTAATTTGGTAGATTCAAGCTAGTTTTGAATTACCAATTATTTCTTTAAATTTTGGCACCTCATGTCACCTAGTATAAGGCATGCATCATGCAATTAAAATTACTGGATGAGATTGATAATGATGCATCGCGGAATATTATAAAAAACTATTAAGATATATTCATATGTAATTTGACATGAGTAGTGTTTTTGAACGCATAGTTGAAATGGTTTTTGTTACATCTCCGATGTACATATATTGATTATTATATTGTTGTTTATACTAAGGGGCCCTGGGTTCTAAGTTCGTCCCGGGCCCCCGAAAACTCAGGACTGGCCCTGCTTCTAGTGCATCAGACTCACTTTGAATTGAGTGTAGACCAGTGTAAGGCCATGTCACAGCCCTAAAATATTTGAGTTTAATTAAATGCATTAGaagcatgcatgcatcatatttaaaattttgaaatttgaattgaggaaatttAAAGCCtcaaaaattaaataaaaagggcaaagaaccctggaaatctcATTCAATGCTTCCAAAATGTATCGGTAAGGTTGCTCCCAAGCCtcaaaaactggaaaaaaatgcaACAAAAGTTGCTCCCAAGCCATCCAATCAAAATCGTCTGACAGCCACGGAGGTGGCGGACACATGTGGCATTATCGGTCGGGTGATGCAAAGCGTTTCTGATTAAATAATCAGTCGAAAGACAGAACCGacagtgatgcggagcatcctacggtcatccccatggacgtaccatCGTCTCCCAAGACACCAAGTGCACCAATGACTAGAGCTCGTGCAAGGGCTatcgaaaccgaggtgaactcgctcctctccgaacttacACATTCTACatgcgagacatggctactacctcaagtggagaccttgtgtgtgatcaggtacttggaggaaggccatgAAGCTGGTACAACCAATGGACAAGATGGCGAGGATACCAAGCGCAAGAAGCAAGAGGAAGAGCTTCCAGCGAGCTACAACCATCGGACGAATCTGATGGCCAGCCAACCAGAAGGCCCAGCCGACGAATGCTACAGCAGCCGGACGTCTGACATATACCGGACGGGTAACACACTCCAGCAACCGGACGTCCAACAGCCTCCAGAAATCCGGCGCCACTAGTCCAGTACCAAAACGCTGGAATATGGGACGTCCAACGCTCTCTAGAAATTCGACGACACCTGTCCAGAGCCGAAACGGCAGAAGTCCAACCCTTATCGAACGACGGGTCCCTCGCGAGCGACCGAACGACCGACAATTGTCAGACATCTGACACTGACTGTGCGCAGCCACTCGTGTTTAGACNNNNNNNNNNNNNNNNNNNNNNNNNNNNNNNNNNNNNNNNNNNNNNNNNNNNNNNNNNNNNNNNNNNNNNNNNNNNNNNNNNNNNNNNNNNNNNNNNNNNNNNNNNNNNNNNNNNNNNNNNNNNNNNNNNNNNNNNNNNNNNNNNNNNNNNNNNNNNNNNNNNNNNNNNNNNNNNNNNNNNNNNNNNNNNNNNNNNNNNNNNNNNNNNNNNNNNNNNNNNNNNNNNNNNNNNNNNNNNNNNNNNNNNNCCCCCCACTCTCTAGACTCTAAATACCCCTTCACTTGGACAAACTAGAGTTAGCAAAGGATTATCTCagatttgagatagagctttgctcatccactacCTACTCCCATAGAGTCCAAGGCCTCATGTGAGATGATTGCAtactggattcaagaccccttcttaGGGAAAATCCTCCAAGGATTCACGACCTGTCTCCTTCAAGGATTAGGGTGAACTAGTTTCTTTTGCTACCATCATGTGTTGGATTTGGATCCTTTGTATTCCTCTATGTGTATATGGATTTAGTATATGATTGGTTCTTGTCTATTCGAGAGTTCCTCTTTGATTTGCTCTTTTTCCACCCTACCTCAGACAGCTAAGGTTCGTGAGGATCTCTTGTTCCTTTCTTTCGATCGACTTTGACGCAACCATGGTTGCTGGTTAAAGCCTCTTTGGTACGTACATATACAGACTCATTCAGCTACCAGATATATAATTAATTAAATTGTCGAGAAACAAAATACTTCTAGTACAGTAGCTTTGTTACCATCGACACGGCACATGCATGCATGATCAAATCAAGCGAGTACGTAGGAAAGTAGAGTAGATTTACATCAACTAGTCTATGATCCTCTGGT from Triticum aestivum cultivar Chinese Spring chromosome 4A, IWGSC CS RefSeq v2.1, whole genome shotgun sequence harbors:
- the LOC123084302 gene encoding uncharacterized protein; its protein translation is MADIENPLPAAATAEPSRNGFWAWKERFVLNHLTLYNPADDDDATNGVASADADQDSRRRFLWGSTLLAIFIELSTALLIASIEPSTAGPAVYLASRVVGRKCRTHTTRPLVPRAPLRHPSLSQQPHVLILTNCTSTQTSSSRSCLTCLASVSRSRRRIFAPASPTTSHTRSCNRRTEELLLATSEAATDGQRSYKPGTKQTTAVLDSARRGAATGRSNGYNYLLFLLRPVRNFTVTIDACSFGESSIYSPRIHAQLVLCPNSTMRAALTRGSIYSRAAIPQQMACHGRRSARSAPLIGENNHHRKMPQPRRGGATSVGPGAATSKTNDGTGDDRAASATAAVHHCWNQLFFCWNYHYFLLELHFFVAAIN